The sequence CTTGCCACACTCCTGCCTTGAGTCAGTCCCCCGAGTCCCAGCCCAGCCCTTCAGAGCCTGGCAAGGACCTTTGAGATGACTGATGCAGATCAGTCTTGTTTCACAGGGAGGGAAGGTTAAGGAAGTCCATGTGCTAGAAGCCCACACAGACCCTCCATGGAAGCAGCTCAAGCTGCctccccagggaattccctgcctcAGACCGACTCAACCACTTCCTCTCTTTTTCAGCCTCCCTCTTCAGTGTCCACcgtccacctccctccccgcctcATGCCCAGCAGCGGGCACACCCACGGGCAGGTCCTGATGACTGGCATGCCCCTGGTGACCTCCCACCCACTTCCTACTTCTTCAAAGCCACTCATGCTGTTCCTGACGCAGTCAGCCCTCCTGTTTGTCTCCTGGCCACTACCAAGGCCATCCTGGGGCCACACTAGCCTCAGAGACCTTGTCACCACACACCCACACTCTATCCAACTCATTGCAGAGTCTACCTCCTCTAACATCCACAGACATCCCGCACCTTCTCAGACCTGCCATTCTCCTCCCTGGCCCTCTTGGAATGTTAGTCAAAGGTTGGGGATCGGGGACAGCCAGGGCCGAGCAGGAGACCAGGAGCAGGTCTGGGAAGCCAACTCCATTATCCAGAAGTCTGAGTCTGGCTTCTCAGGGAAGCAGTGATTCTGTACCTCCCACTCTTCCCCAAACAGTCCCACTCTGGGTTGACTCAGACACTACCTCCCAAGTCCCCATATCCAGGGCGAGGTCACTTGTCAACAGCAGGAGGAGCCTGGAGCCCCTCCCCATGGCCAGGGTCAACATCTGCTCTGAGGATATTCCCCATCTCCCCTGCTGTGGCTCCACTTCTCACATAGGAAActgaggaaggggagaagggccCAGAGTCACAGAGTTGCCTGCCCACTATGCAGGATGGATTCAGCTCAACTGGCAGCCCTTGCAAACCTCACCTCCCACACGCGGTATACTATACCCACACGTCCCACCTCCATACCTGCGCTCTTGCACGTCCCCTGCACGGAAATGCTCTCCTAGCTTTCTGCTCCCTCAGCATCAGCAGATGTCCAATAGAATAACTGACCCCTGTGGCTTGCCCTCCTTGGGGCCATCCCAGAGTGAGCCAGCTCTCCTGGCCCAGGGGTGGGAGGTGTGCTGGGATGTCGCATGTGAACACATCCATCCTGCTCAgcgcccacccccccaccccgcccgtgACCCTGCCTGGCCTGTGCCGGAGGGCTCCTGTGGTGCCCTGACCACTGGACCTCCTCCCGGTGTCCCAGGTTCCAACCTGCGGGATGTCCTCAATCTTCAGTCCTCAAACTCTTCCCAGTCCCCATATCCGCTGGCCAGTCCTGGCCCAACCACCATACCAACCTTTGCAGCAGAAAGGCCCAGGGACCTCAGTGCATCCCACACAGACCCACACGCCAGTCCACAAACGCATGGTGTGCACACAGCCACGCGTGCACATGCACTACCAAGCCCTGCGCCCAGGCCGGCGGCAGTGAAGCCTGCTGCTCTCTGCTGCCTCCCTCGCCCTttattccctcctcctctcctctctgcgGCCACTGGGAGGTTGGGGAGTTCCCAGGAGTCCCAATGGCTCTGGCCATTTCTAGGCAAGGATCATCCCGTGTCTCCCTGGGAGCCAAACTCACACAAGGTGTGAGGTTCCAACCAAGCAGCCCTGGTCTGCACTTGCTGATTCCCGCCTGGCAcagggcacacagtaggtgctcagagTGCCTCAGGGCCAGCCAGGGCACACAGTCCGAGGTGCTCAGAGAGGTTCGTGGTTGGGGcagagcacacagtaggtgcttagaGCAGCTCAGGACCCACACAAGGCACACAGTAGTTGCCCTAGAAATGCTGGTTTAAGGGCTAAAGTCACACCGTATGAAAAGCTTCCCAAATGAGCCTCTGAGCCTTCCTAAGCTGGTATGACCCCTGAGGGGGGACCTGGACAAGTATGACCCCTTGGAGGCCAGCAAAGGGCAGAGCGGGAGGCCCTGGGGCAGCTCCAGCGGGTTGTCCCtccccctgggctggaggaagcagctATTTATAGTTCCCCCCTTGGCCCAGCTCCCTCTCCCCGATGAGGCGCCAGTGCCCCCCCTCCCTGCCACTGACAGACCGATGCCCCCTCAGAGCACCCCTAATCCCGGAGAGACCCCCAAAGCTCTCACACCCCCGTCTAACACCACCTCCACTTCGCCCAGGTCTTTTCCCAGTCCGCCCACCCTCTCCACCCTGCCCGGCGCCTACCCCTTCTGCTGCTCCCTGACCCGGGTTCCGTCGGGGAGCTGCCTCCTTCCATACCTCTGTTCATCCTGCTCCCGAACTGGCCCGGGCCGCCGCCCCCTGCGGCCGGGATTGGGGCGGCCCCGCCCTCCAGGCTCCGGAGAGCACCGCCCCCCCCGTGGCTCCGCCTCTCCGCCCCGCCTTGGGCCCGCCCCCCAGGGCTGCTGACAACTGTGAGATCTCGGTcagtgcccccccacccctgtctCCAGCACCCCCGGCGGCCACACTTCCGACAGTGCTAACTTTCTCTCCAGCTAGGACCCAGTGTCTGCCCTCACCTCCAGCCGGAGTCGTCTACACTACCCACAGTTCCTGCCCCATCTGCTGGCAAGCCTGGCCACACGCTCCAGAAGGCTGGGTCTCATCTCCAAACCCGCCGTGGAGATGAGGTTGGGAGATTAGGCCAAACCTGCAGCCTTCCACACCAAGGACAGGTCAGTGAATCCGGGCGGGGGAAGGGGGTTAGAGGAGCCGCTCATTGCCTGGAGGCACATGACTGTGTGATTCTTGTCTAGCCCATTCTCCAGTCACTATGTTTATTGAGCGCTTTTTTTGCCAGCGGGAACCTTCATGTACATTATTACATCACTCCGTGCTCAAAAGAAGCGTGGTGGCATCACTCGGCTTTACGGAGGAGAAAACCGAGGcttggaaaactgaggctcaggactGTTCGGTGAAGGAGGGGCCAGAGGCCCCATCAGCCTGAGCTCCCTTCTCCCCTGAGCCACGTGTGTGCAAGGGTAGAGCCTGGGTACACAGGGGTGTGGGTGAGACAGTGCCTGGGTGTGTGCTGAGCATGCTTCCTGCAGATTTGGGGGACAGGCTCCCGTTCCTCCCAGCCCTCTCACAGGCCCACGCCTTGTTCACATGCACAAAGAGCCGTCAGATACACAGAGATGTGGCCACCCATGCGTgtacaccccccccacacacacacacacacaaggcaagGCTGCCACAGCCACAGACCTCCCACGTACGAGCGTCTGTCTGTGCCTGGAGATGTCCCAATCAGTCTGGGGTGGGtgctgcctgggaacctccaccAGCACCTGTCTGTGTGGTGACCCGTGGGGGCAGGGCAGACCTCTGGGTCTGGCCTTAGATGGGCAGTTCTCTCCAATGCAGCCGTGGTGTCCTGTGTTGAGGTTCCTGTAAGTGGCATTACAGAGACCCTGTATGATGGTGTCCAGAGGCTCTTGACTGTGGGACCCAGACATGACCAGACTCCATGTGGTAGTGACCATCCACGGTTAGTGTCCAAGCTCTCCAGACATATACCGTAAGTCTGGGGGGCTCCTAGGAGTGGCTAGAGTCCATTGGCAACCTGGCGTGGCAACGTGCATGCTGTCCACACACACTGTAACTCTGTGAGGCACTTTGATATGACAGTGACTCCATGTGGTAGAGTCCAGATGCGCCGTGTCCAGATGTAGTACGGTCCAGCTCCGCCGCTGCCCCATCTAGGGTGGCTCCATTCTTGTGACCGCCTCCCTCAGGCTCAGCGGCGGCCGACCTGGGCGAGGATGTGGGCATTGGCAGCAGCCTGCTCCCTCGCAGCCCTGGCCCGGGCCTGCTCCAGTAAGATCTGCAGGAGGCCAAGGGGGACGTCCAGCGAGAGGGCGATgcgggggccagggtgggggtcaGGGCTGGGGTGGCCCCACGCAGCGGAGGGTGCCGTGGTGCTGGCTGAGGGGCTCTCCGAGGTCACAGGGCAGGCAGTGGCCTGGGGAAGGTTctgagggaggagctgggagcctggggtgggggttgctGGGACAAGCAGGGTCCTGCCCAATGTCAGGACCATCAGCGTGAGCAGAGCCCACCTAGTCATCATGTAGTCAGGCTGCAAGGAGAAAACAGGTTCAAGGCAGGGACTCTGGTTAGCTGTGGCCCACGGACAGAGACAGATGGGgaaagcagagagacagagatggacaaagagagggagggaacCCAGAGACAGAAAGGCACAGGTATATCTGCATATGGATGtatttgagagagagagatggtgggggatggggaggaagagcaAGAACAAGAAAGgtcagggagagggagaaagagatggagatgTATCCGAGGGGATGGAGCAGAGTAGAGGGAGAACGGAAGAAAAGGGACAGTGTGATGGAAATAAGGATGCAAACAGAGAGAAACACGGAGGGACTGAAGGGCAGCCTGAGGTTTGAGCAAGAAAGCATGTCACAGATCCAGGGCACAGAAAGGCAGGAATGGGGGTCCTTGAGACAAGGAGGCAGCCAGAGGTCCCAGGGCGTCTCAGGCCCAGAGACCTCCACTGACCCAAACCCCAGATCCACTCTACCCCAACGGTCCTGTCCATCCCCTGACCCCAGTCTCACCAGTAGCAGCCTCCTCTGGGGTGAGCTGTGCCAGGCAGTGCTCCTCTGTACTGGTCTGCTCTTCCACCCCCTTCAGGGCCCATTTATCTCCCTCAGCCCCTGGGCTGAGAGCTGGGGCCCGTCTTCTAGCTTGAGGCCGCCCCCCACCCATGATTCATCCTCTCCTGGGGGGCAGTGAAGGCATACCCTCAGCCCCTACCCTGGCTTCTTTCTGGGGACAAGTTGGGGACTGAAGGTCACAGGACATGACAGGCTGAACAGAGGGACTCTGTACCCACTCAGGATAGCATGGCCCTCCCAGGGAAAACCTGCCCCCCTGACACCCACACCCCCCGCAAACAGTCACAACAGGGGCCTTTTAAATCAGCAGCTTTAATGACCCCCCAGAATCAGCACCATGTCATCACTAGCGTGGGGCAAGGGGCGGGGTTGGATTCAGTCACTTCCGCTCACTGCCCAAAGCCTCCCCAACACTGAGTCATCAGCCGGGGAGGCAGCAGCCACAATGGGGGTCTGTCCACTGGGGGGAAGGCGAGACCCGTGGAACAAGTCACTGAAATAACGGACACGCTCACGCACGCTCACGTGCAGACAGGCCTCTAGCACCAAGGGGGAGGGACGGCAGGGTCCAGCTGAGACACTGACGCCTCCAGGGGATGCAGAACTGGACCTCAGCTCCGGGCAGCACCTGGGCGGGGCAGGCGGAGTTCAGCCGTCTAACCGTACCCAACGCAAGGGCCGCAGAGGATGGGGGAGCCGGGGGCACAGTGGGTGTGGGGGCTCTGCCCACAGAAAGGGGTCCTTACTCAGGTCTTTAAGGGAGGGGGCACCGAGGAGTACCATACTGGGGACTCCACCCAAAGTTGGGGTTCTCTATCAGCTCTTTAGTCTGAGGTGGGGTCTGTCCCAGGTCCCCcagtctggggggtggggggcggcttcTGACCCCGGATCCTGACCCTGGACATAATCTGGGCAGGCTCCTACTGGAATGCGGGGTACGCTCGTACCTGTCCCCTGACTGTGGGCTGCCTGGGGCAGGCAGCGGTGCTCACAGGCCTCCCGGGTCCCAAAACGGTTGGCGTTCCCTCCGCAGCCGCCATAGACAAAGGGGTGACAGGC is a genomic window of Cervus canadensis isolate Bull #8, Minnesota chromosome 22, ASM1932006v1, whole genome shotgun sequence containing:
- the UCN2 gene encoding urocortin-2, which codes for MMTRWALLTLMVLTLGRTLLVPATPTPGSQLLPQNLPQATACPVTSESPSASTTAPSAAWGHPSPDPHPGPRIALSLDVPLGLLQILLEQARARAAREQAAANAHILAQVGRR